The window GTTCCGAACCTAGAGTCTTGAAACGCAGACCGAAGCCCTATCCTCGAATGCAGGAACCTCGCTCTACCTTCAAATCTAAACTGGCGCCGTGATTCAGACTTTTTCAGTGCCATTGGACTTTAGTCCTCTCTTTTCCTAGGACTCGCATTCCTCACTACCAACCCGAATGACTGCACAAAAAACCCATAAAATAGGTTCGTAGTAAGGACTTTAGTCCTCTCTTTTCCTAGGACTCGCATTCCTCACTACCAACCCGAATGACTGCACAAAAAACCCATAAAATAGGTTCGTAGTAAGGACTTTAGTCCTCTCTTTTCCTAGGACTCGCATTCCTCACTACCAACCCGAATGACTGCACAAAAAACCCATAAAATAGGTTCGTAGTAAGGACTTTAGTCCTCTCTTTTTTGAGGACTAAAGTCCTCACTACAAACCAATCGAATGTACATCAAATCCAACAAAAAAACCTCACAGGTGGAGGTTTTTGATGATTATTCGCGCTATTGTGACAGGTTAAGACATCCTGTCCCTGCATCATGCCCACAGCGGGTTATACTGGAGCATTAGCGCAAATCTGTACGAACTGCGGGCTCGCGATCGTTCACTGTGGTAGTATAGCGGACATTTTCTTGGCGTTTGCGGGGCATCAAACCGAGCAAACCCGACAAGCCGAGCAAGCCTAGCCATCCCCAATCAAAATCGCGATCGTTCTCAGCACTGTAGACACCCGAGCGAGGAGTTGTGGTTGTAGTTGTGGTGTCTCTGCTGTTAGTACCAGGAGCAGTATTTGTCTGAGCAGAAGCTGGCAGATGAGCTGGAGCAATTGCTAAACCAGCAGCGATAATAGTGGCACCGATTGTTTTGGTTAAGTCAGAACGTTTCATAATTCAAATGCTCTCTGTTGGCTGCAAAAATCTTTAACTATCACCAATATATCGATCGGCAATTAAAGTTAAATCCACCTGTAGCAGTAAAGATTGATCAACTCCAGCTATTACTACAGATTGATCTCCAATTTTTTTTGAGCAAGCGCATCAAATGAAACGTGACTTGCTGTGGCCTTCGGGCAACAGACAAGGGCGGGCATTACAGCTTGGTTGCTTGTGAGATAGAAGCACCAAATATAATAGACAATCTACTGTTGACAAAAAAAGGTAAACTCAGGTATTGCACAGACAACACTTAAAGCTCGAACGACGGAGATCGAAACAAATTGGGAATAGAGCTACGCAGCTACGTATTTCTAGACAACTTGCAGCCGCAGCACGCAGCATACATTGGCACCATCGCCGCCGGATTTTTGCCGCTGCCGGGGGATGCGTCGCTGTGGATAGAAATCTCGCCCGGTATCGAAATTAACCGAATTACCGATGTCGCCCTCAAATCAGCCTCCGTGCGCCCGGGAGTGCAGATAGTCGAACGCCTGTACGGCTTGCTGGAAGTACACTCGGGCCAGCAAGGCGAAACCCGCGCCGCCGGGTTAGCAATTCTAGAATTCATCGGAGTCCGCAGAGAAGAATGTATCAAACCGCGAGTAATTTCCAGCCAAATTATTCGCAACATCGACCCCCACCAA of the Microcoleus sp. bin38.metabat.b11b12b14.051 genome contains:
- a CDS encoding WGxxGxxG family protein encodes the protein MKRSDLTKTIGATIIAAGLAIAPAHLPASAQTNTAPGTNSRDTTTTTTTPRSGVYSAENDRDFDWGWLGLLGLSGLLGLMPRKRQENVRYTTTVNDREPAVRTDLR